GAAGGCATCCACGAGAGCATGCCCCATGATCTTCATGTTGAGGGAAGACTTGCCCCATTTGCGGCCGCGGTGGTTGGAGGGGACTTCCTTGATCTTGAAGCCCAGGTCATGGGCCTTGATGATGATTTCCGGAAGCATGAACAGCGACTTGGAGCGCATCTCGATGGACTGAATAAGGTCGCGGCTCCAGGCCTGCGACCAGTTGTAGTCGTTGACACGCAGCTTGAACATCGCGTTCAGCAGGAAAATGTAAATCACGGAAATGAAAAAGCGATGCAGCTTGTAGGCGTTGCGCTGCCAGCGCACGCCCAGGATCACGTCTGCGTGCTTGTCGCCCGTGGCCAGAAGCGGCTCCACGAACGAGGGGATTTCCGAGCAGTCGAATTCCTCGTCCGCGCCGATGTACATCAGGTAACGGCCGCGCGCCTTGGCCATGCCGTCCCGCATGGACTGGCAGTAGCCTTTGTTCTCGGGATGGAAAATGAACTGCGTACGCGGGTACTGGCGGCCGAGCTCTTCCAGGACGCTTTTGGTATTATCGCGGCTGCCGTCTTCGACGACGATCAGCTCCCAGTTCCATTCGGGATGACGCTCCAGGACCTCGTAGACGTCGCGGAAAACGCCCTTGATATTGAGTTCCTCGTTATAGACGGGGATGATGAAAGTAATGTCGGGATTCGAGGTTTGAGGCATGCAAAACGATAGTCAAACGGGGCGTTTCTGTCAAGAAAAAGCCCGGCGCCCCGCGGCGGCGGAATTCAAAGATGCTAGCGCGTGAGGGCCATCGCTTTTTTCCGGCTCAAATATTCTTGACAGATGCCGTTTTTGTATATACAAATAGGGGAACATTTTCGGGCTGTATATACAAATCCAACCCCAGGGAGACGCGATGCCAGCCAAAACAAAGGCCGTAAAAAAGAACGGGAGTCCCGCTGTAGCTAAGAGCGCCGACAATCAGCTCATTTCCATCCGCATTCCCAAAGACGTTCTCGAAAAGCTGCGCGGCGTGGCCGGGCAGAAAGGCGATATCGGCTACCAGCAGCTCATCAAGGCCTACATCGCGGGCGGACTGAACCAGGAAGCTCCCGAAGCTCTGGAAAAGGGGAAGGGCTCCGCCCTGAAAGAAACGCTTGCCGCGCTCGATACGCCGGTGATGAAGCCTGCCGCCTCGAAGCGCAAGCCGGCCGCGCGCTCAGGCAATTCCGAAGTCATTGCCGAAGACATCGCGAATCTCGCGGAGGCGCTCGAACCTTATCACTCGCTTTTCGAAGACCGCACCTTCCTGATCACGGGCGCTTACGGCTTCCTGGGCCGCTACATGGTCCAGCTGCTCAAGCACCTGAACGAAAAAGTCCTTCGCAAGAAAACGCATGCGCTTCTCCTCGATAATTTCGTGACCGGCTACGAGCAGCGCGTTTTCTCGGACAAGAACCTGGTCTTTCACCGCCACAACGTGATCAAGCCGTTCGAGACTTCCGAGCAGGTGGATTACCTCATTCACGCGGCCGGTATTGCGTCGCCCGCGTATTACACGAAGTTCCCGATCGAGACCATGGATGTGGGCACGATCGGCACGCGCAATATGCTCGAGCTGGCGTACCGCAAGGGCGTGTCGAGCTTCCTGTTCACGAGCTCAAGCGAAGTCTACGGCGATCCGGATCCGAAGCATGTTCCGACGAACGAAGACTATTACGGCAACGTTTCTATTACCGGGCCGCGCTCGTGCTACGACGAATCCAAACGTTTCGGCGAGACCATGTGCCTGGCTTACTGGCGCACGTTTGACGTGCCGGTCAAGATCGTCCGTCCGTTCAACGTCTATGGCCCCGGCATCCGCCCGGACGATTTCCGCGTGCTTCCCAACTTCATCGAGCACGCGCTGCGCAAGGAGCCGCTGCCGATTCACGGCGACGGCCGCAACACGCGCTCGTTTTGCTACATCAACGATGCCGTCGAGGCGCTGTTCCGTGTGCTTTTCGCCAAGGAAAGCGGGGAATCGTTCAACATCGGCAACCCGTATCCGGAAATTTCCGTGCGCGAGCTGGCGTACAAAGTGGCGGAAGCCATGCCGTTCAAGGTGGAAGTCGTGAACATCGACCCGCCGCACGCGGTGTACGCGCAGTCGGACCCGAAGCGCCGCTGTCCCGACATCACCAAGCTGCAGACGCTGACCGGCTTCAAGCCGAAATACAGCCTCGAAGAAGGCCTGCGCCGCACGATCCAATGGTTCAGCGAAAGCTAAACGAATTCTTCAAACCCATAAGGAGAAATCATGGAAACTATCCGTCACATTGATCCCGCCTTCGTCGACGCGCGCGGGGCGATCCACAATCTTTTCGAAGGACGTCTCGAGCATGTCGCCCTCATCACCTCCAAAAAGGGCACGGTCCGCGCGAATCATTACCATAAGGAAGACCACCAGTACATTTACCTCATCAGCGGCGCTTATGAAAGCCATTGCTTTCCCGTGGGCCAGCCGGAAAAAAAGCAGGTCCTTAACGTGAAGGCGGGCGACATCGTGGAAACGCCGGCGCTCATCGCGCACGCGCAGAAGTTCACGGAAGATTCCGTGTTCCTCGCCTTTACCACGCGTCAGCGCGAAAGCGGAAAATACGAGGAAGACACGATCGCTTATCCCGTCATCGAAGGCGCTTACCTCAACCAGAAGCTCAAACAAACGACCCCCGCCTAAAACGGCATGAACCGGAGCATCGTCATTACCGGAGCCACCCGGGGATTAGGGCTTGCCCTGGCCCGCCGCTTTCTCGCGGCAGGCGACAAAGTCTTCGGCATCAGCCGGACCCGCGGGCGCTGGGCCGAAGTGCGGCGGGACTCCCCGAACCCCGCCAATTTCACGCTTCTCCAGTGCGATCTTACTTCGGAAGCGGAGATCAAGGCCTGCGTCAAAAAAATCCTCAAGGCCGGGGTTCCGGATATCCTCATCAACAATGCCGGGGACGGCACGCGCCTGGCGCGGGTGGAAAACATCACGCTCAAGGAATACGAGCATTCCCAGGCCGTCAACCTGACGGCCGCTTTCCTCGTATGCAAATATTTCCTCCCGGCGCTGCGCGCTAAAAAGGGGGCGCGGATCTTCAATGTTTCTTCCATGGCGGGAGTTCGCGCGGTCCCGAATCTTTTTTCGTACTCGGCCGCCAAATTTGGTATCATGGCGCTCACGCAATGCCTTGCCAAGGAAAACACGGACGCCGGGATCGAGTGCCTGACCGTGTGTCCCGGCGGCATGAAGACGTCCATGCGCGCGTCGCTTTTCGGCCGCGAAGACGCGAAGAAACAGCAAACACCCGATTTTGTCGCGGGATTGATCCTGGACCTGGTGGAACGGCGCCTGCCCGCGGCCAATGGAAGCGCGGTGGTGATCCGGCACAGCCGGCTCTGGTCGATCATTCCCATGCCGGACGCCTAGCACGAGAGGTTTTAATGACAGCAAGCGATGCTTACCGCAAGCCCAAGTGCCGTTACTGCGAAGCGCCCCTCGGCCAGCCTTTCCTGGAGCTGGGGGACATGCCGCTCGCCAATTCCTACGTCGCGCCCGCGGACCGCGATCAAGAGGAATTCACCTGCCCCCTCAGCCTTGTCCTCTGCGAGCGCTGCTGGCTTGTCCAGCTTTCGCACGTCGTGCCGCCGGACCTGATGTTCGCGCATTATCTCTATGTCAGCTCCACGACCCAGACTTTCCGGGATCATTTCGCCGCTTACGCTCAGTCCGTGGCCCAGAAACTGACCTCGGTCCAGAACCCCCTCGCCGTCGACATCGGAAGCAACGACGGACTTCTGCTTTCCTGCTACAAGAAGGCGGGCATGCGCGCCGTGGGCGTGGACCCGGCCAAGAACCTGAGCGAAGCCGCCAACAAGCAGGGCCTTACCACGATCAACGCGTATTTTGGGAAAGATTCCGTCGAGCAGATCCTGCGCGAGCACGGCCCGGCACATGCGATCAGCGGCAACAACGTGTTCGCGCATATCGACGACATCCACGACGTGCTGCGCAATGTGACACGTCTTCTCGACCCGAAGGGGCTTTTCGTGATCGAGTTTCCTTACCTCGCCGTCATGCTGGACGAAATGCTGTTCGACATGATTTACCACGAGCATCTTTCCTACATCGGCGTGACACCGCTCGCTTTCGTCCTGGAAAAGTTCGGCCTCGAGATTTTCGACATCAATCTTGTGCCCTCGCACGGCGGATCGCTGCGCGTGTTCATCCAGAAGAAAAACGGGCCTCATGCCGTGACGGACGCTCCGGCCCGGTACATGGAAAAGGAAAAGAAAGAAGGCTTCCTGGGCACCGCGCGTTACAACGAATTTGCGGCCAAGGTCATGCAGGTCCGCGATGACTTCCGGACGGTGGCGCTGACGGCCAAGGCGCGCGGACAGCGGCTTGCGGGCTACGGCGCGCCGGCCAAGTGCAGCACGCTGGTCAATTTCTACGGCTTGGGGGCCGAAGAGATCGCCTATGTGGTCGACGACAATCCGCTCAAGCAAAACCTTCTCGTGCCCGGGATGAAAATACCCATCGTGCCGAGCGCGAGGCTGAACGAAGACCCGACCGACTTTGTCGTCATTTTTGCGTGGAATTTCGCGCGCGAGATCCTGAAAAAAATCGGCGTCCTCGAAGAAAGGGGAGTGAAGTTCCTTTTGCCTCTTCCCGTGCCGGGCGCCGGCGGTGCCAACCGTTTTGAAATTAGGGCCAAGCAAGCCGACTTGTCCCAAACCCGATAGGACCATGCGCTTACCGGTTTCCGACCGTTTTGCCGATGTCGCGTTCTATGCCCTGGCCGTCCTGTGGGCGGCGCTCGCGTTTTCGCCCGCGCTCGCGGAAATCGCTTTTACCGTGGCCGTCCTGGCCTGGCTTGTTTACCGCCTGTCCCTGCGCCGCATGCCGCTGGAAGGCCTGGACCGCAGGGCCGCGCTCCTTCTTCTCGGCTACGTCCTCATCGTTATCCTGTCCTATTTCTGGTCGGAATACCCGCGGCAGAGTTTCCGCGGCCTC
Above is a genomic segment from Verrucomicrobiia bacterium containing:
- a CDS encoding glycosyltransferase family 2 protein, which gives rise to MPQTSNPDITFIIPVYNEELNIKGVFRDVYEVLERHPEWNWELIVVEDGSRDNTKSVLEELGRQYPRTQFIFHPENKGYCQSMRDGMAKARGRYLMYIGADEEFDCSEIPSFVEPLLATGDKHADVILGVRWQRNAYKLHRFFISVIYIFLLNAMFKLRVNDYNWSQAWSRDLIQSIEMRSKSLFMLPEIIIKAHDLGFKIKEVPSNHRGRKWGKSSLNMKIMGHALVDAF
- a CDS encoding NAD-dependent epimerase/dehydratase family protein; translated protein: MPAKTKAVKKNGSPAVAKSADNQLISIRIPKDVLEKLRGVAGQKGDIGYQQLIKAYIAGGLNQEAPEALEKGKGSALKETLAALDTPVMKPAASKRKPAARSGNSEVIAEDIANLAEALEPYHSLFEDRTFLITGAYGFLGRYMVQLLKHLNEKVLRKKTHALLLDNFVTGYEQRVFSDKNLVFHRHNVIKPFETSEQVDYLIHAAGIASPAYYTKFPIETMDVGTIGTRNMLELAYRKGVSSFLFTSSSEVYGDPDPKHVPTNEDYYGNVSITGPRSCYDESKRFGETMCLAYWRTFDVPVKIVRPFNVYGPGIRPDDFRVLPNFIEHALRKEPLPIHGDGRNTRSFCYINDAVEALFRVLFAKESGESFNIGNPYPEISVRELAYKVAEAMPFKVEVVNIDPPHAVYAQSDPKRRCPDITKLQTLTGFKPKYSLEEGLRRTIQWFSES
- a CDS encoding SDR family oxidoreductase is translated as MNRSIVITGATRGLGLALARRFLAAGDKVFGISRTRGRWAEVRRDSPNPANFTLLQCDLTSEAEIKACVKKILKAGVPDILINNAGDGTRLARVENITLKEYEHSQAVNLTAAFLVCKYFLPALRAKKGARIFNVSSMAGVRAVPNLFSYSAAKFGIMALTQCLAKENTDAGIECLTVCPGGMKTSMRASLFGREDAKKQQTPDFVAGLILDLVERRLPAANGSAVVIRHSRLWSIIPMPDA
- a CDS encoding class I SAM-dependent methyltransferase, giving the protein MTASDAYRKPKCRYCEAPLGQPFLELGDMPLANSYVAPADRDQEEFTCPLSLVLCERCWLVQLSHVVPPDLMFAHYLYVSSTTQTFRDHFAAYAQSVAQKLTSVQNPLAVDIGSNDGLLLSCYKKAGMRAVGVDPAKNLSEAANKQGLTTINAYFGKDSVEQILREHGPAHAISGNNVFAHIDDIHDVLRNVTRLLDPKGLFVIEFPYLAVMLDEMLFDMIYHEHLSYIGVTPLAFVLEKFGLEIFDINLVPSHGGSLRVFIQKKNGPHAVTDAPARYMEKEKKEGFLGTARYNEFAAKVMQVRDDFRTVALTAKARGQRLAGYGAPAKCSTLVNFYGLGAEEIAYVVDDNPLKQNLLVPGMKIPIVPSARLNEDPTDFVVIFAWNFAREILKKIGVLEERGVKFLLPLPVPGAGGANRFEIRAKQADLSQTR